One bacterium genomic window, TCCTGGACAGGGCGCTCTGGCCTGCGGCGAGGTGGGATGGGGGCGCTTGGCCGACAGGGCCGATATCCTCGACGCACTCAAGATGACCCTATTGGCCGGCAACAAGTTGCAGGGCCGCAACGTGTTGATAACAGCTGGTCCGACCCGTGAACCTCTGGATCCGGTTCGGTTCCTGAGCAATCGATCATCAGGAAAAATGGGGTACGCCCTGGCAGAAGCGGCGGCGCTGCAGGGCGCCCAGGTTACCTTGGTCAGCGGGCCAACCCAGCTCAGACCCTTTCCCACTGTAAACCTGATTCCGGTCACCACTGCGCAAGAGATGGCGGATGCGACGCTGACACGACTCGAGGAACATGACATTCTCATCGCCGCCGCAGCGGTCAGCGATTTTCGGCCTGAACGCGTCCAGGAGCAGAAAATAAAAAAATCGGATCAAGCGCTGACGCTCTCCCTGTCGGCCACTCCGGATATTCTCGCTGTTGCCGCAGCGACCAAGGGTTCCCGCATTCATGTGGGTTTTTCGCTGGAGACCGAACAGGAGATCGAACACTCACAGAAAAAACTGCTGGCCAAAAAGCTTGATCTGGTGGTGATCAATAATCCCCTGCAGCCGGGCGCTGGCTTTGACCACGACACCAACATCGTCACCCTGTTGGACGCTCAGGGTCGGGTGGAATCATGGCCGGTGTTGAGCAAGCAGGAGGTGGCCGCGCACATCATAGAAAAAATTGCACAACTCGGAAAACCGTAGGCAAACGCGGCCATGAATTGGATCGATCAAGTCAGATTGTTTCTTCAACAGGAGATCGAACTATATGGCGATGAACCGGCCTTCGCAGCCAGAGAACGCCGTACCGTCCCCATCTCCTCTGCTGCCTTTGCGGCGTCAGGCTCGTCGGGCACGGTCACCGGGGATTTAAATCCGCCGATGCCGCTGACGGTGGAGCCGGCTCAGTCCTTGGAGGAATTGGATCAGATCCTGCAGGGATGCCGGCAATGTTCTCTGGGAGCGCGAGGCTCTGTCATGGTTTTCGGCGCCGGTGATCCGAACGCGGACATCGTCCTGGTCGGCGAACAACCCTCTCAACAGGACGGCTGGCTCGGGAAACTCTTTTCCGGAGAGCCGGGAGAGCTGCTGGATCGCATTCTAGGCGCTATCGCGCTCAAACGCGAAAAGGTCTATCTGTGCACGCTGCTCAAGTGCTCTGATGCCGGAAATGCGGATCTGAAAGAGCAGGATGTTGAGATATGTCTGCCTTATCTTCTGAAACAACTGGCCCTGATTCGGCCCAAATTCATTCTGGCGATGGGACGTACAGCCGCCGGCTCTCTACTGCGCACTAAAGAGCCCTTGTCCCGGCTGCGCGGACGGTTGCATTCTTACGGCGACGCGCAGGTGATCGTAACCTACACTCCGGCGACGTTGCTGCGTTATCCCCAATTCAAGCGTGAAACCTGGACGGATGTCCAGCTGTTGCGCCGCACCTATGATGACTATATCGCCCGTTCAACGGAAAAAACCTAATGGCGGAAAGTAGCGACAACATACTGCCTATGCCCCCGCAAGCGGTGGATGCCGAGATGGCCGCCATCGGCGCGCTGCTCATCGAACCGCATGCGGGCAATGTGGTGTTTGAGGCCCTTGATGAATCCGCCTTTTACAAAGAGGCGCATCGCAAGATCTTCCTGGCCGCACGACGCATGTTCGAGCGTAACGAACCCATCGATATTCTAACCGTCTCAGAGGAACTGGCGCGGACAAATGATCTGGAAAAGATCGGCGGCCATTACTATTTGACCGAGCTGGTGGAGAGGACCCCCTCGGCGGCCAACATCGAGCACTATTGCCGCATCATTCTCAATAAATCGCTGCTGCGCCGGCTCATCGCGGTCTCCTCTGAGATTCAGCAGGAATGCTTCGCCGCCAGCGAAGATGCCTATTCGGTGATCGATTCCGCTGAGCAAAAGATCTTTGCCCTGGCGGAAAAAAGGCTGAGAAGGGATTTTACCCATATCAGCCCGATTCTGCACCAGACTTTTGAGACCATCGAATCGTTTCACGACAAATTGGATGGGATTACCGGCGTAACCACCGGATTTATCGAGTTGGATAAGATTTTATCCGGTTTCCAAAAGTCCGAACTGATCATTCTTGCAGCGCGACCTTCTGTGGGCAAAACCGCGTTGGCCTTGAACATGGCCTATCATGCGGCGAAAAAAGGAGTGCCGGTGGGCATTTTCAGCCTTGAAATGGCGTCGCACCAGATCGCCATGCGCCTGCTGAGCACCGAAGCGCGGCTGGATTCACAGATCATTCGTACCGGACGGTTAAACTCGGGACAGTGGGAGATCCTTGCCAAAGCGGCCGGCTATCTCGCTCAGACGCCCATTTTCATCGATGACAGCCCTGCCATGAATATCATGGAGATACGTACCAAAGCGCGAAGGCTTAAAGTCGAACACAACATAGGTCTGCTTGTAGTCGATTACCTACAACTGGTGCATGGTGTGGGACGCATTGAGAGCCGGCAGATCGAAATCGCCTCCATCTCCCAATCGCTGAAAGCGCTGGCAAAGGAGCTCAACATTCCGGTGCTGTCATTGTCGCAGCTCTCGCGAGCGGTTGAAAGCCGCACCACCGGCAGCCGTCCGGTGTTGAGCGATCTACGCGAGTCCGGCGCTATCGAACAAGACGCCGATGTGGTCATCTTTATTCATCGACCCGCCGCCCAAGGACAACAGGTGGAGGCCGGCAGGGAGAACATCGCCGAGATCATCGTGGCCAAGCATCGCAACGGCCCGACCGACACCGTAGAGCTGGTGTTCATCGGCGAATACGTCATGTTCGCCAATAAAGAAGCGGTTCGTAAAGAGGATATGTCCCGCTCTATGGAAGCTTATTAGCCCGACATACCGACGATGGCTCCGCAGCTGAATGCGCTGCAGCCCTCCTGGTTGAATCCCCGTCGAGATCGGACGGCACTACGCTATGGATAAAAAATCCGAACAGCTTTTCGAAGGGCTGATGCACCGCATCTCGCGGTATAATCAGAACATGGACGTCAAATTACTGCGCAAGGCGTTCGAGTTCAGCTACAACGCCCATCGAAATCAGCTGCGCAAATCCGGCCGGCCTTATTTCGAGCATCCGCTGGAGGTGGCTAAAATTCTCATCAGCCTGCGTATGGACTATGAAACCATCGCCGGCGGTGTGCTCCACGATGTTGCCGAGGACACGGATATCTCCATCGAACAGGTGCAAAAGGAGTTCGGCAGCAATATCGCTCAGTTGGTGGACGGGGTCACCAAGATCTCCGAGATCAAGCTGATGGAATTTGAAGAGCGGCAGGCGGAGAACTTTCGCAAAATGCTGCTCTCCATGGTCCGCGATATCCGTGTGATCCTGATTAAATTCGCCGACCGTTTGCATAACATGCGCACCCTGGAATTTCTGCCGGAGAAAAAACGGCGGCGCATCGCGCTGGAAACCCGTGAGGTCTATGCGCCGTTGGCGCACCGGCTTGGGCTGGCCAAAATCAAATGGGAGTTGGAGG contains:
- a CDS encoding uracil-DNA glycosylase; translated protein: MNWIDQVRLFLQQEIELYGDEPAFAARERRTVPISSAAFAASGSSGTVTGDLNPPMPLTVEPAQSLEELDQILQGCRQCSLGARGSVMVFGAGDPNADIVLVGEQPSQQDGWLGKLFSGEPGELLDRILGAIALKREKVYLCTLLKCSDAGNADLKEQDVEICLPYLLKQLALIRPKFILAMGRTAAGSLLRTKEPLSRLRGRLHSYGDAQVIVTYTPATLLRYPQFKRETWTDVQLLRRTYDDYIARSTEKT
- the dnaB gene encoding replicative DNA helicase, translated to MAESSDNILPMPPQAVDAEMAAIGALLIEPHAGNVVFEALDESAFYKEAHRKIFLAARRMFERNEPIDILTVSEELARTNDLEKIGGHYYLTELVERTPSAANIEHYCRIILNKSLLRRLIAVSSEIQQECFAASEDAYSVIDSAEQKIFALAEKRLRRDFTHISPILHQTFETIESFHDKLDGITGVTTGFIELDKILSGFQKSELIILAARPSVGKTALALNMAYHAAKKGVPVGIFSLEMASHQIAMRLLSTEARLDSQIIRTGRLNSGQWEILAKAAGYLAQTPIFIDDSPAMNIMEIRTKARRLKVEHNIGLLVVDYLQLVHGVGRIESRQIEIASISQSLKALAKELNIPVLSLSQLSRAVESRTTGSRPVLSDLRESGAIEQDADVVIFIHRPAAQGQQVEAGRENIAEIIVAKHRNGPTDTVELVFIGEYVMFANKEAVRKEDMSRSMEAY
- the coaBC gene encoding bifunctional phosphopantothenoylcysteine decarboxylase/phosphopantothenate--cysteine ligase CoaBC; the encoded protein is TLSGHPVLLDLFPPAGGTAVHIEWARWPQAICLCPASANTVGKLAAGMADNAVLATLLATTVPVVFCPAMNKDMYAHPAYQENQQKLVERGYRLVTPGQGALACGEVGWGRLADRADILDALKMTLLAGNKLQGRNVLITAGPTREPLDPVRFLSNRSSGKMGYALAEAAALQGAQVTLVSGPTQLRPFPTVNLIPVTTAQEMADATLTRLEEHDILIAAAAVSDFRPERVQEQKIKKSDQALTLSLSATPDILAVAAATKGSRIHVGFSLETEQEIEHSQKKLLAKKLDLVVINNPLQPGAGFDHDTNIVTLLDAQGRVESWPVLSKQEVAAHIIEKIAQLGKP
- a CDS encoding bifunctional (p)ppGpp synthetase/guanosine-3',5'-bis(diphosphate) 3'-pyrophosphohydrolase, which translates into the protein MDKKSEQLFEGLMHRISRYNQNMDVKLLRKAFEFSYNAHRNQLRKSGRPYFEHPLEVAKILISLRMDYETIAGGVLHDVAEDTDISIEQVQKEFGSNIAQLVDGVTKISEIKLMEFEERQAENFRKMLLSMVRDIRVILIKFADRLHNMRTLEFLPEKKRRRIALETREVYAPLAHRLGLAKIKWELEDLALKYLEPEAYAELNQRIADTRASRENYILEVTKPIREALVKAQIQARFEGRPKHFYSIYNKITK